From Musa acuminata AAA Group cultivar baxijiao chromosome BXJ3-8, Cavendish_Baxijiao_AAA, whole genome shotgun sequence, one genomic window encodes:
- the LOC135645871 gene encoding uncharacterized protein LOC135645871 produces the protein MLDKSRFFVLGAALFSAVSAALYPAVVLKTRLQVCHPAPPSACAAAAAILRREGLLGFYRGFATSLAGTVPARTLYMAALEVTKSTVGTATIQLGVSETTASAVASAVAGLSAAVAAQVVWTPIDVISQRLMVQGHHRLTSKYLGGIDAFRKIVASDGIRGLYRGFGMSILTYAPSNAVWWASYSLSQKLIWSGIGYYLCRLRFGFEEQEYGNSSGGAVKPEYRTVVVVQGLSAAMAGGAAALVTMPLDTIKTRIQVMEGGKEGPMTIGRTVRSLIREGGWSACYRGLGPRWASMSMSATTMITTYEFLKRLSTKKQEGFDI, from the coding sequence ATGCTGGACAAGTCGCGCTTCTTCGTCCTCGGCGCTGCCCTCTTCTCCGCCGTCTCCGCCGCTCTCTACCCGGCGGTCGTCCTCAAAACCCGCCTCCAGGTCTGTCACCCCGCGCCACCCTCCGCCTGCGCCGCCGCGGCCGCCATCCTCCGCAGGGAGGGCCTCCTTGGCTTTTACCGTGGCTTCGCCACGTCCCTCGCCGGCACCGTCCCCGCCCGCACCCTCTACATGGCCGCCCTGGAGGTCACCAAAAGCACCGTTGGCACCGCCACCATCCAGTTAGGCGTCTCCGAGACCACTGCCTCCGCTGTGGCCAGCGCGGTCGCCGGACTGAGCGCCGCCGTCGCAGCACAGGTTGTATGGACCCCCATCGATGTCATCAGCCAGCGGCTGATGGTCCAAGGCCATCACCGACTCACGAGTAAGTACCTCGGTGGGATAGACGCATTCCGGAAGATCGTCGCAAGCGACGGAATTCGCGGGCTTTACAGAGGGTTCGGCATGTCTATATTGACATACGCCCCCTCAAATGCTGTTTGGTGGGCTTCCTACTCGCTGTCCCAAAAGCTAATTTGGAGTGGAATTGGGTACTATCTTTGTCGTCTACGATTTGGCTTTGAAGAGCAAGAGTATGGAAATAGCAGCGGCGGTGCTGTGAAGCCTGAGTACAGGACAGTGGTGGTAGTGCAGGGGCTAAGCGCTGCAATGGCAGGTGGTGCGGCCGCGCTAGTGACAATGCCTCTGGACACGATTAAGACGAGGATACAGGTGATGGAAGGTGGGAAGGAGGGACCGATGACCATAGGTCGAACAGTAAGGAGCCTTATAAGGGAGGGAGGGTGGAGCGCATGTTACCGAGGATTAGGGCCAAGGTGGGCTTCAATGTCGATGTCTGCAACCACTATGATTACCACGTATGAGTTCCTGAAGCGTCTGTCCACAAAGAAGCAGGAGGGCTTCGATAtatga
- the LOC135644135 gene encoding zinc finger protein 8-like, producing the protein MGEQETHNFMKVSVDSFSELPFIRPGPARENASHTSPAIRLFGIDFATDPDASQDGPSVDPPSSTTETSNTPAAATTTTLTDSGESSRKFECHYCCRKFPTSQALGGHQNAHKRERQHAKRSHLHSAMASQHYHHHHHPSFIADGHVYGYLDYRHLSSFPSASRFDHPPPTHYPSWTSHTGSVTNPAARFYGGLGSASQLINGSPLPGPWRMPVHGSTAGLQGNHPPALPSFGGRDARKMAVEGTGGVGSSSSSSSSLASPNEQGGFDSGSKNSLSLDLHL; encoded by the coding sequence ATGGGCGAGCAAGAGACGCACAACTTCATGAAGGTCAGCGTCGACTCCTTCTCCGAGCTGCCCTTCATCCGCCCCGGGCCAGCTCGCGAGAATGCATCCCACACGAGCCCTGCCATTCGGCTCTTCGGCATCGACTTCGCCACCGATCCAGACGCATCACAAGATGGCCCCTCCGTCGACCCTCCCTCCTCCACCACTGAGACCAGTAACACCCCGGCGGCCGCTACCACCACCACGTTGACTGACAGTGGCGAGAGCTCGAGGAAGTTCGAGTGCCACTACTGCTGCCGCAAGTTCCCCACGTCGCAAGCCCTCGGCGGGCACCAGAACGCCCACAAGCGCGAGCGCCAGCACGCCAAGCGCTCCCATCTCCATTCGGCTATGGCCTCCCAacactaccaccaccaccaccaccccagCTTCATCGCTGACGGTCATGTCTACGGCTACCTCGACTACCGCCATCTGAGTTCCTTCCCCTCTGCCTCCCGTTTCGACCACCCGCCCCCGACCCACTACCCTTCATGGACTAGCCACACCGGCTCGGTCACGAACCCTGCGGCTCGCTTCTACGGCGGCCTCGGTTCCGCATCTCAGCTCATAAACGGTAGCCCACTCCCGGGGCCATGGAGAATGCCGGTGCATGGCAGCACGGCAGGCTTGCAAGGGAACCATCCCCCCGCACTGCCTTCGTTCGGAGGAAGAGACGCAAGGAAGATGGCAGTGGAAGGTACGGGTGGCGTcggctcttcttcttcctcctcttcatccTTGGCTTCCCCAAATGAGCAAGGTGGCTTCGATTCTGGTTCCAAGAACAGTTTGAGTTTGGATTTGCATTTGTAG
- the LOC103995276 gene encoding uncharacterized protein LOC103995276, with amino-acid sequence MGTREVYEEKLRRGNLHHDPTINPGLGSARCPRCLSLINPNSEQEEWTINSVLHDATFVAGSGAGVMLSAVHGMNIGIPFVQKHVKGPKWLHFLFVIPPLLLYSGASASLGAYVVPRFAQLTVTSYYAASSASHYAVSRATRCIEESHSSQSSRDV; translated from the exons aTGGGGACGAGAGAAGTATACGAGGAGAAGCTCCGGAGAGGCAATCTACACCATGACCCCACGATTAATCCTGGCTTAGGCTCTGCTCGTTGCCCCCGTTGCCTCTCTCTCATAAACCCTAACTCA GAACAAGAGGAATGGACCATCAACTCTGTTTTGCATGATGCAACTTTTGTG GCTGGTTCAGGGGCTGGTGTGATGCTGAGTGCTGTCCATGGGATGAATATAG GGATTCCTTTTGTTCAGAAGCATGTAAAGGGGCCCAAATGGCTGCATTTTCTTTTCgtg ATTCCTCCACTGCTGTTGTATTCAGGAGCTAGTGCATCATTAGGAG CTTACGTAGTTCCAAGGTTTGCTCAGCTCACTGTGACATCTTATTATGCTGCTTCAAGTGCATCACACTATGCGGTATCACGAGCCactcgatgcatcgaagaatcccaTTCATCTCAATCTTCGAGAGATGTCTAA
- the LOC103995279 gene encoding protein Brevis radix-like 1 translates to MLTCIACSKQLGGGHGREDDDVTIGAATPSAGRGIKDLTAQIKEMALKATGAYRHCKPCGGAPEDGLRHLHGDYACSEAASGSDWRTIGSAAWTPRTATSPMMGRELKEISSGERTPSVSGWTEASSAVASTFPEDGEEEEPKEWVAQVEPGILITFLSLPHGGNDLKRIRFSREMFSKWQAQRWWAENYDKVVELYNVRRFNRHAMPLPTPPRSEDESSKDSPVTPPLSKERLPRNLYLTGDAGMGYSSSDSLEQHSSYKYHGHHHTRHACHYYDSGGLTSTPKLSSISGSKTETSSMNASRRTSSSAEELDRYGELSASVSNASDLEREWVEEDEPGVYITIRELPRGIRELRRVRFSRERFGEMHARLWWEENRARIQEQYLR, encoded by the exons ATGCTGACGTGCATCGCCTGCTCGAAGCAGCTCGGCGGCGGCCACGGCCGCGAGGACGACGACGTCACCATTGGCGCCGCGACGCCCAGCGCAGGTCGGGGCATTAAAGACCTCACTGCCCAG ATTAAGGAGATGGCGTTAAAGGCGACGGGGGCGTATCGGCACTGCAAGCCGTGTGGGGGGGCGCCGGAGGACGGGCTGCGCCACCTCCACGGGGACTACGCTTGCTCGGAGGCGGCGTCGGGATCGGACTGGAGGACCATCGGCAGCGCTGCGTGGACTCCGAGGACTGCGACGTCCCCGATGATGGGGCGGGAGCTGAAGGAGATCTCCAGCGGCGAGAGGACTCCGTCAGTGAGCGGCTGGACGGAGGCCTCGTCGGCGGTGGCGTCGACGTTCCCAGAGGACGGCGAAGAGGAGGAGCCCAAGGAGTGGGTGGCCCAGGTGGAGCCCGGGATTCTGATCACCTTCCTCTCGCTCCCCCACGGCGGCAACGACCTGAAGAGGATCCGGTTCAG CCGAGAGATGTTTAGCAAGTGGCAAGCCCAGAGGTGGTGGGCAGAAAACTATGACAAGGTCGTGGAGCTGTACAATGTCCGTAGATTCAATCGCCACGCCATGCCTCTTCCGACACCACCAAGATCTGAGGATGAG AGCTCAAAGGACAGCCCGGTGACTCCACCACTCAGCAAAGAGCGGCTGCCTCGCAACCTCTACTTAACCGGTGACGCTGGGATGGGTTACTCATCATCTGATTCTCTCGAACAACATTCAAGTTACAAATACCATGGCCATCACCACACACGCCATGCATGCCACTACTATGACTCTGGTGGCCTCACGTCAACCCCGAAGCTGTCGAGCATCAGCGGGTCAAAAACAGAAACATCGTCCATGAATGCTTCACGGAGGACGAGCTCATCCGCTGAGGAGTTGGATCGATATGGGGAGCTCTCGGCATCAGTTAGCAATGCTAGTGATTTAGAGAGGGAATGGGTGGAAGAGGATGAACCTGGTGTCTACATCACAATTCGCGAGTTACCTCGAGGTATCAGGGAACTTCGCCGTGTCCGATTCAG CCGGGAGAGGTTCGGAGAGATGCACGCGAGGTTATGGTGGGAGGAGAACCGTGCAAGGATACAAGAACAGTATCTTCGATAA